One window of the Leptotrichia massiliensis genome contains the following:
- a CDS encoding metal ABC transporter substrate-binding protein: MKKLLSLFLLSALFIFSCGNKSETKKEQGTTAGAKEKIVTSVPPLRWLTQKIAGDDFEVISIVQPNMNHELFEPKPSDLKTLENSKVFFTYNMLGFEETISDSLSDKNKIVNVLDGVDKNLFIKGDHDHDHDHEHEHEHGHEHDKKEEHEHHHEHEGHGGIDPHVWFSLDMMPKIAENIKNELSKLYPEKKETFEKNYNAFITELNQVKAELSQKMASKTKKSFMIYHPALNYFLKNYAIEEISIEQEGKEPSAQQIKEIIDEAKEHNITTILVQPQFPKQSAEAISKEIPNSKVAEFNVDKENVFENLKQFVDYLN; this comes from the coding sequence ATGAAAAAATTATTATCATTATTTTTATTATCAGCTCTGTTTATTTTTTCTTGTGGAAATAAATCAGAAACTAAAAAAGAGCAAGGAACTACTGCAGGAGCAAAGGAAAAAATTGTAACAAGCGTACCGCCTTTAAGATGGCTTACTCAAAAAATTGCAGGAGATGATTTTGAAGTTATTTCAATTGTGCAGCCAAATATGAATCACGAACTATTTGAGCCAAAACCTTCAGATTTGAAAACTCTAGAAAATTCAAAAGTATTTTTCACTTACAATATGTTGGGATTTGAAGAAACAATTTCTGACAGCCTAAGCGATAAAAATAAAATTGTTAATGTCTTGGATGGTGTTGATAAAAATTTATTTATCAAAGGGGATCATGATCATGATCACGACCACGAACATGAGCATGAGCATGGACATGAACATGATAAAAAGGAAGAACACGAACATCATCACGAACATGAAGGACACGGTGGAATTGATCCGCATGTATGGTTCTCGCTTGATATGATGCCAAAAATTGCTGAAAATATAAAAAATGAATTGTCAAAACTTTATCCAGAAAAAAAAGAAACTTTTGAAAAAAATTACAATGCTTTCATCACAGAACTTAATCAAGTAAAAGCAGAACTTTCACAAAAAATGGCTTCAAAAACTAAAAAATCATTTATGATTTATCACCCTGCATTAAACTATTTCCTAAAAAATTATGCCATTGAAGAAATTTCAATTGAGCAGGAAGGAAAAGAGCCATCAGCACAGCAAATAAAAGAGATCATCGATGAAGCAAAAGAACATAATATAACTACAATCCTAGTTCAGCCTCAATTTCCAAAACAAAGTGCTGAAGCCATTTCGAAAGAAATTCCTAACTCAAAAGTTGCTGAATTTAATGTTGACAAAGAAAATGTCTTTGAAAATCTAAAACAGTTTGTAGATTATTTAAATTAA
- the nusA gene encoding transcription termination factor NusA, whose translation MKGRDQKIFLEALDELEKEKGILKEELLETIETALLAAYKKNYGEKDNVKVTINRNSGDVKVYSQRLIVENVENPEEEISLQDAISVKKRAKLGDILDLEINAESFKRNAIQNAKQIVVQKVRECEKRNIFNKFKEIENSIVSANVRKTDEKGNLYVDINGLEAIVPAKELSPVDIFRQGDRIKIYIGAVEESTKFTKTFVSRKSEELLRGLLELEVPEIYEEIIEIRNIAREAGSRSKVAVYSNDENLDVKGACIGRNGMRIQNIIDELCGEKIDIVLWNEDITEFVKNALNPAEVLSVEIIEEGEENMKVARVLVAENQLSLAIGKKGQNSRLAARLCGVKIDIHTEPTEIDEFEEYEEDTAFNDSFEDEVEESAFAGLHEED comes from the coding sequence ATGAAAGGGCGAGATCAAAAAATATTTTTGGAAGCACTTGATGAACTTGAAAAAGAAAAGGGAATTTTAAAGGAAGAATTACTGGAAACAATAGAAACTGCATTGCTTGCGGCGTATAAAAAAAATTATGGTGAAAAGGACAATGTAAAAGTAACGATTAATAGAAACAGCGGAGATGTGAAGGTTTATTCACAAAGGCTGATTGTAGAAAATGTAGAAAATCCAGAAGAGGAAATTAGTCTGCAAGATGCAATTTCTGTTAAAAAGCGTGCTAAGTTGGGAGATATTCTGGATTTGGAAATTAATGCAGAAAGTTTTAAGAGAAATGCTATTCAGAATGCAAAACAGATTGTTGTACAAAAAGTCAGAGAGTGTGAAAAAAGAAATATCTTTAATAAATTTAAGGAAATTGAAAATTCAATTGTTTCTGCAAATGTTAGAAAAACTGATGAAAAAGGGAATCTGTATGTGGATATAAATGGACTTGAAGCAATTGTGCCAGCAAAGGAATTATCACCTGTAGACATATTCAGACAAGGAGATAGAATTAAAATTTATATTGGTGCTGTGGAAGAGTCTACGAAATTTACAAAAACTTTTGTTTCAAGAAAATCTGAAGAATTACTTCGAGGACTGCTTGAATTGGAAGTTCCTGAAATTTATGAGGAAATTATTGAAATCAGAAACATTGCAAGGGAAGCAGGAAGCCGTTCTAAAGTCGCTGTTTACTCAAATGATGAAAATCTGGACGTTAAAGGTGCATGTATTGGACGTAATGGAATGAGAATTCAAAATATCATTGATGAACTTTGCGGAGAAAAAATCGACATTGTTCTTTGGAATGAGGATATAACGGAATTTGTAAAAAATGCCTTGAATCCTGCTGAAGTACTGTCAGTGGAAATTATTGAGGAAGGCGAAGAAAATATGAAAGTTGCAAGAGTGCTTGTAGCAGAAAATCAGTTATCGCTTGCAATCGGTAAAAAAGGTCAAAATTCAAGACTTGCAGCAAGACTGTGCGGAGTGAAAATTGACATTCATACAGAGCCTACTGAAATTGATGAATTTGAAGAGTACGAAGAAGATACGGCTTTTAATGATTCATTTGAAGATGAAGTTGAGGAAAGTGCATTTGCTGGACTTCACGAGGAAGACTGA
- a CDS encoding ribosome maturation factor RimP, producing MEQILDEFEKKIEPHLKGMNLELADLEYVRDGGYNYLRVYVEKLDGTTTLDHCIDFSREIDGIADDLIEEKFFLEVSTPGVERRLRKPKDFVRFSGERINVQAKSNIEGAKKFIGKLEKFENDTVFLLDDKLEKIVEIPLSKLKKANLIYELPNGILNSEEE from the coding sequence ATGGAACAGATTTTAGATGAGTTTGAGAAGAAAATCGAACCGCATTTAAAGGGAATGAATCTGGAATTGGCAGATTTGGAATATGTGAGGGATGGGGGATATAATTATTTGAGAGTATATGTGGAGAAACTGGATGGAACTACTACACTTGATCATTGTATTGATTTTAGCCGTGAGATTGACGGGATTGCGGATGACTTGATTGAGGAGAAGTTTTTTCTGGAGGTTTCGACACCTGGGGTTGAGCGTAGATTGAGAAAGCCTAAGGATTTTGTGAGATTTTCGGGAGAGAGAATTAACGTCCAGGCTAAGAGCAATATTGAAGGGGCGAAGAAATTTATAGGAAAATTGGAAAAATTTGAGAATGATACGGTTTTTCTTTTGGATGATAAATTGGAAAAAATAGTGGAAATACCACTTTCTAAATTAAAGAAAGCAAATTTAATATATGAATTACCGAATGGCATATTAAATAGTGAGGAGGAATGA
- a CDS encoding metal ABC transporter permease translates to MEFIKIFEYAFMRNALVVGLLSSICCGIIGTYIVNKKMVFISSSISHASYGGIGIGIYLIYFFNLPIKDPLFFGLIFSILSGVLILVLKDTLHVDGDLGIGIVMSMGMAIGIIFAFLTPGYQSDMSTYLFGNILLSNTLNIILLLILDIITITFFIIFYKSIVYTSFDENFYKIHSVPVTFINYFMIILISSVIIINIKTIGIILIISILTIPQAIAASLARKYSAIIILSIIFSFIGILLGLYFSYTLNIPSGPSIIVLLTILLALVKVGGFVKGKIFN, encoded by the coding sequence ATGGAATTTATAAAAATTTTTGAATATGCCTTTATGAGAAACGCCCTTGTTGTAGGGCTTCTTTCTAGTATATGCTGTGGAATAATAGGAACTTACATTGTAAATAAAAAAATGGTCTTTATTTCATCAAGTATCAGCCATGCCTCTTACGGCGGTATCGGAATAGGAATCTACCTAATTTATTTCTTTAACTTGCCAATAAAAGATCCATTATTTTTTGGACTGATTTTCTCAATACTGTCAGGTGTACTAATTTTGGTTTTAAAAGACACTCTGCACGTTGACGGTGATTTGGGAATAGGTATCGTTATGTCAATGGGAATGGCTATCGGAATTATTTTTGCCTTCCTGACACCAGGCTATCAGTCTGATATGTCAACTTACCTGTTTGGAAATATCCTTTTATCCAACACCCTAAACATAATTTTACTGTTAATACTGGACATAATCACAATCACATTTTTCATCATCTTCTACAAAAGCATCGTCTACACCAGCTTTGATGAAAACTTCTACAAAATCCACAGTGTCCCAGTAACCTTCATAAACTACTTTATGATAATCCTAATATCCTCCGTCATAATAATAAACATAAAGACAATAGGAATCATCCTAATAATCTCAATCCTGACAATCCCACAGGCAATCGCAGCCTCACTCGCAAGAAAATACTCAGCAATCATAATTCTATCCATAATTTTCTCATTTATCGGAATACTGTTAGGACTATATTTTTCCTACACGCTAAATATTCCGTCAGGCCCTTCAATTATTGTATTGCTTACGATTTTGTTGGCGTTAGTTAAGGTGGGAGGATTTGTGAAAGGGAAAATTTTTAATTAA
- the thrB gene encoding homoserine kinase encodes MGLKFRIKVPGTSANIGVGYDCLGVALDYFLELEVEESDKIEFLENGEPFSIPIEENLIFEAIKYTEKHLVKNIPSYKVNIVKNDIPISRGLGSSSSAIVAGIMIANKFAGDVLDINEVAKLAVEMEGHPDNVVPAIFGGMVLTAHDKENLVYSSLLNSDDLCFYVMIPDFKLSTEKARSVLPKTYLVSDAINNISKLGLLVDAFNKGKYDNLRFLLGDKIHQPYRFALINDSEKIFEASKKHGALGEYISGAGPTLISLNYDNDEFLENMKKELAELLDNWTIEKKKINLKGAEVY; translated from the coding sequence ATGGGTTTAAAATTTAGAATAAAAGTGCCGGGAACATCGGCTAATATTGGTGTAGGATATGATTGTCTGGGAGTTGCGTTGGATTACTTTCTGGAACTGGAAGTGGAGGAAAGCGATAAAATAGAATTTTTGGAAAATGGAGAGCCATTTTCGATTCCGATTGAAGAGAATTTGATTTTTGAAGCGATAAAATATACGGAAAAACATTTGGTAAAAAATATTCCTAGTTATAAAGTGAATATTGTGAAAAATGATATTCCAATTTCACGTGGGCTTGGAAGCAGTTCATCTGCTATTGTTGCTGGGATTATGATTGCAAATAAATTTGCTGGTGATGTGCTGGATATTAATGAGGTGGCAAAATTGGCTGTGGAAATGGAAGGACATCCTGATAATGTAGTGCCTGCAATTTTCGGAGGAATGGTGCTTACTGCACATGATAAGGAAAACCTTGTCTACAGTTCGTTACTAAATTCTGATGATTTATGTTTCTACGTAATGATCCCAGATTTTAAATTATCTACAGAAAAAGCAAGAAGTGTGTTGCCCAAAACCTACTTAGTTTCTGACGCAATAAACAATATTTCAAAGTTAGGATTGCTTGTAGATGCCTTTAACAAAGGAAAATACGACAATTTGCGTTTTCTTTTAGGCGATAAAATTCACCAGCCTTACAGATTCGCATTAATAAACGATTCAGAAAAAATCTTTGAAGCATCTAAAAAACACGGTGCATTGGGAGAATATATAAGCGGTGCAGGTCCTACATTGATTTCCTTGAATTACGACAATGATGAATTTTTGGAAAATATGAAAAAAGAACTTGCAGAATTGTTGGATAACTGGACTATTGAGAAAAAGAAGATTAATTTGAAAGGTGCGGAGGTTTATTAA
- the serA gene encoding phosphoglycerate dehydrogenase, with translation MYKVLVGEYIDDEAIAGLQEARDVKVDVKVGISREEILDIIGEYDALIVRSVIKVDKELLDKAKNLKIVGRAGNGTDNINIPEATAHGVIVANTPDSNTVSACEIAIGLMLASARNIVAANNFIKSGKWEREIFVGSEIFEKTLGIIGLGRIGGLVATRMKAFGMKLVAYDPYISDERFKRYGCEKAKTLDELLEKADVITIHTPKTKETVDMINAENIHKLKDGVRLVNAARGGLFNEEAVAEGLRSGKIASFGYDVHTVEPRSECILYEFENAITTPHIGATTYEAQRNVGTQVVKQVLNGLRGEIVETAVNLPAIGREEFLIVKPFINLAEKLGKIYFQIEKTPITNVVLNYYGEIAEQETALVDSTAIKGILEPVLKEEVNYINSKPLAEKRGINISINKKEHKYKNYSSAIEFVITNEEGKKIYVVGTIGMNNEERIISIKNHDVDMAISDNMIYLGNEDVPGVIGAVGATLGKENINIATMNVGRRENSAIMLLTVDSEVGRRSLKELRALSQIKWAYYLDLTI, from the coding sequence ATGTATAAAGTATTAGTTGGAGAATATATTGATGATGAGGCAATTGCGGGACTGCAGGAAGCTAGAGATGTGAAAGTTGATGTGAAAGTTGGGATTTCACGTGAGGAAATTTTGGATATAATTGGCGAATATGACGCTCTTATTGTGAGAAGTGTTATAAAAGTAGATAAGGAACTGCTGGATAAGGCAAAAAATCTGAAAATAGTCGGACGTGCGGGAAACGGTACAGATAATATTAATATTCCTGAGGCGACTGCACATGGTGTAATTGTAGCGAATACTCCTGACAGCAATACGGTTTCGGCTTGTGAAATTGCGATTGGGCTAATGCTTGCCTCTGCGAGAAATATTGTTGCGGCAAATAATTTTATAAAAAGTGGAAAATGGGAAAGAGAAATATTTGTGGGAAGCGAGATATTTGAAAAAACATTAGGGATTATCGGACTTGGAAGAATTGGTGGACTGGTTGCTACGAGAATGAAAGCGTTTGGAATGAAGCTTGTTGCTTATGATCCGTATATTTCAGATGAGCGTTTTAAGAGATATGGCTGTGAAAAGGCTAAAACATTGGATGAGCTGCTGGAAAAAGCAGATGTGATAACTATTCATACACCTAAGACTAAAGAAACTGTGGATATGATAAACGCTGAAAATATTCACAAGTTAAAAGACGGTGTAAGGCTTGTAAATGCGGCACGTGGAGGATTATTTAACGAAGAGGCTGTGGCTGAAGGATTAAGAAGTGGGAAAATTGCGAGTTTTGGATATGATGTTCACACGGTTGAGCCACGTTCTGAATGTATTCTCTATGAATTTGAAAATGCAATTACAACGCCACATATTGGGGCGACTACTTATGAAGCACAGCGAAATGTAGGAACTCAGGTTGTAAAACAGGTACTAAATGGACTTCGTGGGGAAATAGTTGAAACGGCTGTAAATCTGCCTGCAATTGGAAGAGAAGAATTTTTAATTGTAAAACCATTTATAAATCTGGCTGAAAAATTAGGAAAAATTTATTTCCAAATTGAGAAAACTCCAATTACAAATGTTGTGCTTAATTATTACGGAGAAATTGCCGAACAGGAAACTGCACTTGTAGATTCGACAGCAATAAAAGGTATTCTGGAGCCAGTTTTAAAAGAAGAAGTTAATTATATTAACTCAAAGCCTCTTGCTGAAAAAAGAGGGATTAATATTTCAATAAATAAAAAGGAACATAAATATAAAAATTATTCTTCAGCAATAGAATTTGTAATAACAAATGAAGAAGGCAAGAAAATATATGTTGTCGGAACAATCGGAATGAATAATGAGGAAAGAATTATCAGCATAAAGAATCACGATGTAGATATGGCAATTTCTGACAATATGATTTATTTAGGAAATGAAGATGTGCCAGGAGTTATCGGAGCTGTGGGGGCAACACTTGGAAAAGAAAATATAAATATTGCCACAATGAACGTAGGTAGACGTGAAAACAGTGCAATTATGCTGCTTACAGTTGACAGTGAAGTTGGAAGAAGATCATTGAAGGAACTTAGAGCACTGAGTCAGATAAAATGGGCTTATTATTTGGATTTGACAATATAG
- a CDS encoding Fur family transcriptional regulator, with protein sequence MKLTKKRQQILNLIQSSDTPINAKFLKSKVDFDLSTVYRALEFLEKNNYIFSFDFENEKYYFKEENANFFICDSCKHIETVTEFSNEETEKEKSELKKRGFSLLSHLSIFKGKCNDCD encoded by the coding sequence ATGAAATTAACTAAGAAAAGGCAACAAATACTTAATCTTATACAGTCTTCAGACACTCCAATAAATGCCAAGTTTTTAAAATCAAAAGTGGATTTTGACTTATCGACAGTTTATAGGGCTTTGGAATTTTTAGAGAAAAATAATTATATTTTTTCGTTTGACTTTGAAAATGAAAAATATTACTTTAAGGAAGAAAATGCCAATTTTTTTATTTGTGATTCTTGTAAGCATATTGAAACTGTGACAGAATTTTCAAATGAAGAAACAGAAAAGGAAAAAAGCGAATTAAAAAAACGAGGCTTTTCACTATTGTCGCATCTTTCGATTTTTAAAGGAAAATGCAACGATTGTGATTAA
- a CDS encoding YaaA family protein: MKIIISPSKTKKINSLPIKDSDSLTVKEPFYLEITNEIIEKIKTFSVEEIEKKFKLKNEKAQKLLEFYKNYEKEKSGNALASYTGVAYKAIKIETFDKSDFEYLESHLVILSALYGILTPYTNVKEYRLDMTNSIFENKSLYEVWKTSMNEYFEHEDIILNLASKEYSKLINPDKLIDFEFWEDSNGKLKQVSTNSKKMRGFTLNYIVKNKISDVKKLRNITLNGYVFDEDMSDERKFVYVKK; encoded by the coding sequence TAAAAAAATTAACAGTTTGCCAATAAAAGATAGTGACTCTTTGACTGTAAAAGAGCCTTTTTATCTAGAAATAACGAATGAAATTATTGAAAAAATAAAAACCTTTTCTGTTGAGGAAATTGAGAAAAAGTTTAAATTAAAAAATGAAAAGGCACAAAAGTTATTGGAATTTTATAAAAATTATGAAAAAGAGAAAAGCGGAAATGCCTTGGCAAGCTATACTGGTGTTGCGTATAAGGCTATAAAGATTGAAACGTTTGATAAAAGTGATTTTGAATATTTGGAATCACATTTGGTTATCTTGTCTGCTTTGTATGGGATTTTGACCCCTTATACAAATGTGAAGGAGTATCGTCTTGATATGACAAACTCGATTTTTGAGAATAAGTCGCTTTATGAGGTTTGGAAAACTAGCATGAATGAATATTTTGAACACGAAGACATTATTTTAAATCTTGCCTCAAAGGAATATTCTAAACTTATAAACCCTGATAAATTGATTGATTTTGAGTTTTGGGAAGACTCAAATGGGAAATTGAAGCAAGTAAGTACAAACTCGAAGAAAATGAGAGGCTTTACGTTGAATTATATTGTAAAAAATAAGATTAGTGATGTAAAAAAATTAAGGAATATTACTTTAAATGGGTATGTTTTTGATGAGGATATGTCGGATGAGAGAAAATTTGTCTATGTGAAAAAGTAA
- a CDS encoding metal ABC transporter ATP-binding protein — protein sequence MTNGQNKKLVSVRNLNFKYNNDYILNDINLDIFKGKNVAILGRNGGGKSTLVKIMLGFLRKNSGSIEFFTSENKIGYLPQIREFDTSFPINIFDLVISGLTNKNNLFRRFNNEEKRRAEILLKEFDIFHLKNKLINEVSGGQLQRALIARALISSPELIFLDEPESFLDKEFEFKLFEKIKELSNSTIVVISHELEKIYDYIDSIFVVEGSIQVYEKKEDYVCSNPYLHSHK from the coding sequence ATGACTAACGGACAGAATAAAAAACTTGTGAGTGTACGAAATCTTAACTTTAAATACAACAATGATTATATTTTGAATGATATAAACTTAGATATTTTTAAAGGAAAAAATGTTGCAATTCTGGGAAGAAATGGTGGCGGAAAATCCACTTTGGTAAAAATTATGCTTGGATTTTTGAGAAAAAATTCTGGCAGTATTGAATTTTTTACAAGTGAAAACAAAATTGGGTATTTACCACAAATAAGGGAGTTTGACACTTCCTTTCCCATTAACATTTTTGACTTGGTAATATCGGGATTGACTAATAAAAATAACCTTTTCAGAAGATTTAACAATGAAGAAAAAAGACGTGCTGAAATACTCTTGAAGGAATTTGATATTTTTCATTTAAAAAATAAATTAATAAACGAAGTATCTGGTGGACAGCTTCAAAGGGCATTAATTGCACGTGCCTTAATTTCTTCGCCAGAACTTATTTTTCTTGATGAGCCGGAATCATTTCTGGATAAGGAATTTGAATTTAAACTTTTTGAAAAAATAAAGGAATTGTCAAATTCAACAATCGTTGTAATTTCTCACGAGCTTGAAAAAATCTACGATTACATTGATTCTATTTTTGTCGTGGAAGGCAGTATTCAAGTTTATGAGAAAAAGGAAGATTACGTGTGCAGCAATCCTTACTTACATTCACACAAATAA